In the genome of Arachis stenosperma cultivar V10309 chromosome 6, arast.V10309.gnm1.PFL2, whole genome shotgun sequence, the window tagtcaaatatgTTAAATTATTGACTTTCAGCAATCAACTTTACATAAAATTAACTGCAACTGAATTTTTAACTTCTGGTAATTAATAATCTGAGTTTTACTTTTAGAGAAAATATTAGTTAGAGAAGATTAGGTTTTAATAACTATGATTGAAAGATTAGATTGATGAGGAGGATAgtctttatttttcctttaataataataacatgctaacatatacataataaataaataaaatggagTAATGTTATAaggaatttaattaattaccgGATTGGGATTAGAATGGTTCTTGAAGCTTTCCTCCAAGATTGTAGATTGTTCTTTTGTGAGCCTAAGTTTCTTCCTTTTTGTGTTGTTACCATCTTcatcccttgatgatgatggAGCCTTCTCATCAATCTCAACCTCAAATTCTTGATCTTTCTCCTTCTTGATTATGATAGAAGAGTTGGAAAATGATGACACTGCACTTGGAGAAGAATTATTAGAGTCTTCAATAATCTTTGAACCTTGATTatgattatcatcatcatcaattatTGCTGGTCCTAATGTAAGAGATGGGTATGCCTTATTATTGCATTTTCTTGATGGATCATCCTCCTTTTtcttcatgcaattcttctcttgaTCATGGAAGCCAATTCCAAGAGCAAGACCAAGATCAAAATTCATGATCACATAAATTATGGGGCATATACTTTACTTTAATTTAGTAGTTTGTAGAAAGTAtttgatataataatatatataacaacAAAAGTAAGTGTAGGAAATGATGATGATAGGAATTGAATTAATTACTTGTAGGAGGGTGTGAAGGAATAAGAGGGTTTATGATTGAAAATAGGTGATAGGGGGTGCTTTGTGGGGActaattcatttatttattaGGCAAGAGATGAAAGACTTTGAGGCAATAATTATATGAATATAATAATCAaacttaaatttaattttgCATCTCAAATTTTGGCTCATGCGTTGACCAATAGAAAGTTCATGACTCACCCTAGCTCCCTTTAATTTTCAACATGgggtaaaaaattaaattaaattaaagtgtGTGAAAATTTAGGTGCAGTcgatttcacgtgaagttgatagttgaaagtcgtaagatgaaaatttagtcaaatcagtcaaaccatctaacggctctcacctatcaacttcacgtgaaatcgACTACACCTGAGTTTCCACCTTAAAGTGTAGTAAATAATAAAAGTATATTGTAGATGAATTTAATTTGTACCATGCATGATGAGTGTGTATATGGTAGATGGCATACGTGGAATCACGTGGAAAGTGGGTAGCACAATTAAGAGAATATGATCTTCAGAATATTTCAGgccttttattattattattattagcttttttttttcttctttaatttctttctttttcatgcaCTTTCCTCTCATTGAGAATAATTTTACTTTGTCCATATTTTACTCATGGGGGGTGTTAGGCAGTTTAGTTAGAAGGCTGCGATCTGGCTTGTATTTATTTGTGTGACACATTGAGATGTTAAAAGAAGGTAgagaatcaaatttaattattgtgtAATAGATGAGTAGATATctaaaataacatttttgtgATGATGAATTTATAAGGAGTCtgtgaaaaaaattattgagtAAGTTCTTGACTTCTTGAGGGATATTTTTAATACACTCATTGATCTTTAAGGAGAAAAAAATACCAACGTTGTTGTTAAAAAATTCCAATTTTGACATAAttattcatctcaaaagcttatttgattttttttttaatagttcacatggaaaaaaaaaaactagtttTAGCCTTTAGTAGCAAATTTTTGGTATAGCTATagtattatgattattatttcttttagttattttttgtgACAGTTATATATTTGTCattgttattatatattaatatcaCACGTTAAAGagttttataattattaaaaagttcTTACCGACGATTATTATATAAAGTGATTACTTTTATGAAGACATCTTTATATAAAGATGATATTGTTGACCGTTAGATAGTTCAGTCAAATAgatttaatcaaatatattaaattatctgACAGTTCAAAATATTATATTGACATAAAAATACttacattaaaataaattatcacaaaaactttttaattataagtaataaatgtattaacaattatttttattgtaaaaaaaataaattgtcactaaaaatgatttttataCCATGTGCGCATATATATATGTCATGAAATAATACAGGAGGAATGTTATAACTTTTAGAATATGTTATAAAAGAAAGTATATCCAATGCAACAATTTAGTTATAACTTATAATGGAGTTAAAAGAAAC includes:
- the LOC130936267 gene encoding homeobox-leucine zipper protein HAT9-like, whose protein sequence is MNFDLGLALGIGFHDQEKNCMKKKEDDPSRKCNNKAYPSLTLGPAIIDDDDNHNQGSKIIEDSNNSSPSAVSSFSNSSIIIKKEKDQEFEVEIDEKAPSSSRDEDGNNTKRKKLRLTKEQSTILEESFKNHSNPNPKQKQELATHLHLLPRQVEVWFQNRRARTKLKQTESDCEFLKKCYENLTEENKRLQNELQELKSMQTTTPFSMQIPPTTLTICPSCETIWANNNNNNNGELLLISSKAHQHHNHFYKNNGYPLFKHSSSATC